CAAGGTGGACGACATTAATGGAGCTTATCATGACCTAGTTTCACGAGGGGTTGTTTTTAAAGGACCGCCGCATGAAATAGGTAAATTGGGTGATCACACGATTATAATGGCGTTTTTTTCAGATTCAGAAGGCAATGTAGTCGCTGTTCAGTCTGAGATTCCTATAAAATAAGTATATACTACCAGTGATTTACTTTTTCCTTAGACAGGTCCCCTTTGTTAAACTCAAGAGGGCTGATCTTAAAAAAGACTTTATCCCTTCATGCATGAAGATCAGCGATACGTCAACAGGATCACGTAGATTTGCAGTTGTTTCATACCACTTCCATTCACGTTGATTTTGTTAGCGGTACTTCAATCTCATGAATCTCAAGCAAGGATCTCTTAATCCTCTGAAGACACTGAGCTTAGATGTTGTAAAAGAGTGTGTAATTGAGACAATAATAATTGGTATTCTGGTTCGTTAAACCCAATTCGCTCCATCAGTTCAGCAGGTATGCATT
This region of Sulfoacidibacillus ferrooxidans genomic DNA includes:
- a CDS encoding MarR family winged helix-turn-helix transcriptional regulator codes for the protein MLKRMEEKGWITRERSRIDERVVNVSVTEAGKALYAESECIPAELMERIGFNEPEYQLLLSQLHTLLQHLSSVSSED